The Terriglobus roseus region AGTTGAAGATTCCCACGGACAACACGGATGATCCGATTGTGTTCACGCCGGAAAATCTGAAGAAGTACACCGTCATGGTGTTCAGCAACAGCAACAACGAAGCGTTCAGTACGCAGGCGCAGCGCGACGCTTTCAAGGGATGGATTGAGCATGGCGGCGGCTGGGTGGGTATCCACTCGGCTTCAGGCAATGAGCGTAATTGGGATTGGTTTGCACAGATGGTGGGCGGGCGCTTCCTGATGCATCCGAAGAAACAGCAGTTCACGGTGAAGGTGGTTGATCCGAAGTTTCCGGTGATGCAGGGCGTGCCCTCAGAGTTCACTGTGACGGATGAGTGCTACTTCACCAAGCGCTTCAGCGATACGATTCATCCGCTGCTGACGGTGGATACTTCAAAGCTGGATGTGACGGGCTTCAAGCTGGATCGTAAGGATTTTCCGAATCCACTGCCGATTGCGTGGTGGCACGAGTTTGATGGCGGGCGCGAGATTTATATCGCACTGGGCCATGACAACAGCTACTACGAAGATCCCGTGTTTGATGGGATTTTGAAGCGCGCGATTTTGTGGGCGGCGAAGAAACAGTAGCTATACCGCATTCCCTAAATGAAACAGCGGGAAGAAGATTTCTGTTGCCGTTTTTGGCTGCTCGGGTAAGCTGCTGCTGTGAAAATTCTCTCCTCTGTTCTGCTGCTTATCCTTAGTTCTGCGTGCGTTGCGCAAACTTCCACTGCCAACTCCTATGAAAGCCTTCCCGAGTTTCAGAAGCTTCGCGCACAGGCGAAGGATGAACAACGCTCCAACACAAAGATTATTTTTGCCGCGGGAACGTGGAAGAAGGCCAACAAGGTGGCGGGTGGCCACTGCATGGAGTGTTTGGAAGGCGTGTTCACCTCGCAATTACGGCTGGGTGAATACAAGGATGCGCTGAAGACTGCGAAAGAGTGGGATGCCGCCAGCGAACAGCCGCTTGATCATGTGCGTGCTGAGCTTGCTGAAGGGCGCGTCGCGATTGCGATGGTCGACAGGAATAAGCCGAACATGGCTGTGTTGCAGGATGCCCATGTGGAGCTACAGAAGGCTGCTGCAGCGCATGCCACGGCTGCTTACTTCTACGACGGTCAAGTGCTGGCGTTGATGAAGCAGGATGCGGACGCGGGTGCGGCTTTTGGTCAGTATGCGAAATTGACGCGGAAGGATGATGCGCTGCTGTCGCGCGCGACTTATTTCTCCACCCACCCTGAGATGGCGCGCGAAAAGATGGCGCCAGCCGTGTTGGTGAATACGCTGGGTGGAAAACGATTCAACCTGGATGACATGCACGGCCGTGTGGTGTTGATTGATTTCTGGGCCACTTGGTGCGGCCCGTGCAAAGAAGAACTTCCACACATGAAGAAGCTGGCGGAGGCATATAAGGATGAGCCTTTGGAGATCATCAGCATCTCCTGGGACTCGGACGCTAACAAATGGCGGCAGTTCATTGCCGACAACGGCATGAGCTGGAATCAGTATCTGGATGCGGATCACAGTGTGACGAAGATGTTTGGCATCGATGCCATTCCGCATTACTTCACGATTGATGCTAACGGTGTGTTGATGGCAGAGA contains the following coding sequences:
- a CDS encoding ThuA domain-containing protein; its protein translation is MKRLLALLLLCSSAAAVAQDRILIYTRSYTADGKGYIHGNRASSVVALEKIAAELKIPTDNTDDPIVFTPENLKKYTVMVFSNSNNEAFSTQAQRDAFKGWIEHGGGWVGIHSASGNERNWDWFAQMVGGRFLMHPKKQQFTVKVVDPKFPVMQGVPSEFTVTDECYFTKRFSDTIHPLLTVDTSKLDVTGFKLDRKDFPNPLPIAWWHEFDGGREIYIALGHDNSYYEDPVFDGILKRAILWAAKKQ
- a CDS encoding TlpA family protein disulfide reductase; translation: MKILSSVLLLILSSACVAQTSTANSYESLPEFQKLRAQAKDEQRSNTKIIFAAGTWKKANKVAGGHCMECLEGVFTSQLRLGEYKDALKTAKEWDAASEQPLDHVRAELAEGRVAIAMVDRNKPNMAVLQDAHVELQKAAAAHATAAYFYDGQVLALMKQDADAGAAFGQYAKLTRKDDALLSRATYFSTHPEMAREKMAPAVLVNTLGGKRFNLDDMHGRVVLIDFWATWCGPCKEELPHMKKLAEAYKDEPLEIISISWDSDANKWRQFIADNGMSWNQYLDADHSVTKMFGIDAIPHYFTIDANGVLMAENVGSGSNIDGRIRKLVTQAKEQKQLAAAAGALTAGQ